A region of Polyodon spathula isolate WHYD16114869_AA chromosome 4, ASM1765450v1, whole genome shotgun sequence DNA encodes the following proteins:
- the LOC121314348 gene encoding translocating chain-associated membrane protein 1-like — protein MGIRKKTNKNPPVFSHEFIIQNHADIVSCVAMVFLLGLMFEVTAKVAVIFVTVQYNVTITSNEGPEETNFFHHGLKDLATVFFYMLVAIIMHAIIQEYVLDKINRRMHFSKTKHSKFNESGQLSAFYLCSCVWGASILVSEHFLSNPASLWEDYPHTLMLFQMKLFYICQMGYWLHALPELYFQKTKKEDILRQLVYISLYLVHIGGAYLLNLTRLGLVLLVLHYFVELIFHVSRLVYFSNENNQAGFTVWAILFVLGRLLTLSLSVLAIGFGLAGSEQQGLDLSLGNFNVLIVRITVLVAICVTQAFMMWKFINFQLRRWREHAQTQSMKKKPVPTKSKSSKKENKANGAVTSNAADSPRARKEKSS, from the exons ATGGGAATCCGcaagaaaactaacaaaaatcCCCCGGTCTTTAGCCACGAGTTTATCATCCAGAACCATGCAGATATTGTTTCCTGTGTTGCGATGGTGTTTCTTCTTGGGCTGATGTTTGAG GTTACAGCGAAGGTTGCTGTGATTTTCGTCACTGTCCAGTATAATGTCACTATCACAAGCAACG agggACCAGAAGAAACCAATTTTTTCCATCATGGGTTGAAAGACTTGGCCACAGTTTTCTTCTACATGCTTGTAGCAATTATCATGCATGCCATCATCCAGGAATATGTGCTAGAT aAAATTAACAGGCGGATgcatttttccaaaacaaaacacagcaagttTAATGAGTCTGGACAACTCAGTGCCTTCTACTTGTGTTCTTGTGTCTGGGGAGCAAGCATACTTGTCTCA GAACATTTTCTGTCAAATCCTGCAAGTTTATGGGAAGACTATCCTCACACCTTGATGCT ATTCCAGATGAAGTTGTTCTACATCTGTCAGATGGGATATTGGTTACATGCTTTACCAGAGCTCTATTTCCAGAAAACCAAAAAA GAAGATATTCTCCGCCAGCTTGTTTACATTAGCCTCTACCTTGTCCATATTGGAGGAGCTTATCTTTTAAA CCTGACCCGCCTGGGATTGGTTTTATTGGTGCTGCATTACTTTGTAGAGCTCATTTTCCATGTTTCTCGTCTCGTCTACTTCAGCAATGAGAACAATCAGGCAGG TTTCACTGTTTGGGCAATCCTGTTTGTCCTTGGCCGGCTGCTCacactgtctctgtctgtccttgCCATTGGTTTTGGCCTTGCTGGATCTGAACAACAGGGCCTGGATCTCTCTCTTGGAAATTTCAACGTGCTGATTGTGAG gaTTACTGTGCTGGTGGCTATCTGTGTCACACAGGCCTTCATGATGTGGAAATTCATCAACTTCCAGCTGCGCCGGTGGAGAGAGCATGCTCAGACACAGTCCATGAAAAAGAAACCGGTCCCAACTAAAAGCAAGTCgtccaaaaaagaaaataaag